In the genome of Methylophaga nitratireducenticrescens, one region contains:
- a CDS encoding efflux RND transporter permease subunit, with protein MLSHLVAFSVRARGVVLALALLMLGYGSYQLYKASLDVFPEFAPKQVIIQTEASGFTAEQVETLVTQPIENALGGLPDVMFVRSASTPGLSVVIITFEDRSDIYLNRQLVSERLMPAQGQLPQGVGPALMVPLESSSGTIMTIGLTSDQQSLMRLREMVDWTLTPRLLAVDGVADINVFGGAEKQMQIQLDPQKLALYQLSPMDIVTAAREATVLQGSGFIENSNQRMMLQVVGFPVSAETMAKVVIRQQGQSVLHLGDVATIEYGPAPAIGGAAVSGEPGIVLMVIGQYKANTLAVTQAIETALNEFRDGFEVDGIELHADLFRPANYIQTSLANIQHHLLVGGSLVLLVLFLFLFNLRTAIISMTAIPLSLFAALIVLLEFGVNINIMVLGGLAIALGEVVDDAIIDTENIFRRLRENAALKEPRPVIQIVYEASMEVRGSVVYASLIVMLVFVPLLTLGGVAGRMFEPLGQAYILAILASLLVALTVTPALCHTLLSRIGVTRTSEPPLIHWLQILYGRVLKVTCQFPKLMIISVLVLCVAGASLLPFFGGRFLPELREGHYIIHTASVPGTSLEESLRIGGLIEQQVAAIPGVRATSQWAGRAERGADTFGTHYSEYEVDLEPLSGPEQQVILDEIREILEAFPGISSEVNTFLTERIDETISGYTSPVVVNIYGYDLDALDYKAREVAEVMADIEGATDIQLRAPPGEPQLQLRIKLEELPQWGLQPATVMQNIKAAFDGIQVGQISEGNRLFDIRVVLPPDLREQPHQILSMPLRTSDNRMLTLGDVAELQQVSGRHAILHHGAQRLQTITCNVTGRDLRSFFQELQQRVHEDVQFDADTYPEFTGTAVAEAESRKDLMIHSVLVGLIVIILLYMALRSVRNTWLVLLNLPFSLLGGVVAAWVTGGVLSIGSLVGFVTLFGITLRNAIMLVSHYQHLIEHEGKAWVMETAIQGALERLPSILITALVTALAMLPIAINADSPGREIMGPMAAIIIGGLISSTLLTLLVLPSVMLRYGEFNKQRLTQTETTMQRQ; from the coding sequence ATGCTTTCTCATTTAGTTGCCTTTTCGGTTCGTGCCCGCGGTGTGGTATTGGCATTAGCGTTATTAATGTTGGGCTATGGTTCCTATCAGCTCTACAAAGCCAGTCTGGATGTGTTTCCAGAGTTTGCTCCGAAGCAGGTCATTATTCAGACTGAAGCGTCAGGATTTACCGCCGAGCAGGTGGAAACCCTGGTGACGCAACCGATTGAAAACGCACTGGGTGGTCTTCCGGATGTGATGTTTGTACGTTCAGCTTCGACGCCCGGATTGTCCGTTGTGATCATTACCTTTGAAGATCGAAGCGATATTTATCTTAACCGCCAGTTGGTGTCTGAGCGGTTGATGCCAGCACAGGGACAATTACCGCAGGGCGTTGGGCCCGCTTTAATGGTGCCCCTGGAATCTTCTTCCGGCACCATCATGACCATCGGGTTAACATCCGATCAGCAGAGCCTGATGCGACTGCGGGAAATGGTGGACTGGACATTAACCCCCAGATTGCTTGCCGTTGACGGGGTAGCTGATATCAATGTGTTTGGTGGTGCAGAGAAGCAAATGCAGATCCAGCTCGATCCGCAAAAACTGGCTTTATACCAGCTGTCGCCCATGGATATCGTTACAGCTGCCCGGGAAGCTACTGTATTACAAGGCAGCGGATTTATTGAAAACAGTAACCAGCGCATGATGTTGCAAGTGGTCGGATTCCCAGTGAGTGCTGAAACAATGGCGAAAGTAGTCATTCGTCAGCAGGGACAGTCTGTGCTGCATTTGGGTGATGTGGCAACCATCGAATATGGCCCAGCACCCGCCATCGGCGGCGCCGCAGTCAGTGGTGAACCTGGCATTGTATTGATGGTAATCGGTCAATATAAAGCCAATACTCTGGCAGTAACCCAAGCCATCGAAACGGCGTTGAATGAGTTTCGTGATGGGTTTGAAGTCGATGGTATTGAGTTACATGCCGATTTATTCCGTCCGGCTAATTACATTCAAACTTCCCTGGCGAATATCCAACATCATCTGCTGGTCGGTGGTAGTCTGGTGCTGTTAGTGCTGTTTTTATTCCTGTTCAATTTGCGCACGGCGATTATTTCGATGACAGCCATACCGCTGTCATTGTTTGCTGCGTTGATAGTGCTGCTGGAATTCGGGGTCAACATCAATATTATGGTGCTGGGTGGTTTGGCTATCGCGCTGGGTGAAGTGGTTGATGATGCGATTATTGATACCGAGAATATTTTCCGACGGCTGCGTGAAAACGCCGCTTTAAAAGAACCCCGCCCAGTGATTCAGATTGTCTATGAAGCCTCAATGGAAGTCCGTGGTTCGGTTGTTTATGCCAGTTTAATTGTGATGCTGGTTTTTGTGCCTTTATTAACTCTGGGCGGAGTGGCTGGACGAATGTTCGAGCCATTAGGTCAGGCTTATATTCTGGCGATTCTGGCTTCGTTACTTGTGGCGTTAACGGTCACACCGGCTTTATGTCATACGTTACTTAGTCGGATTGGGGTTACCCGAACTTCTGAGCCACCACTGATCCACTGGCTGCAAATCCTCTATGGCCGCGTCTTAAAAGTCACATGTCAATTTCCCAAACTGATGATAATCAGCGTATTGGTGTTGTGTGTTGCTGGAGCCAGTTTATTGCCTTTTTTTGGTGGACGTTTCCTGCCAGAGCTGCGTGAGGGGCATTACATTATTCACACCGCAAGTGTGCCCGGTACCTCGCTGGAGGAATCCTTGCGAATTGGCGGGTTGATTGAACAGCAGGTAGCTGCAATACCTGGGGTACGAGCCACATCACAATGGGCAGGACGTGCAGAGCGCGGCGCCGATACATTTGGCACCCATTACAGTGAATATGAAGTGGACCTGGAGCCTCTTTCGGGGCCTGAGCAACAAGTTATTCTGGATGAAATTCGTGAAATTCTGGAAGCGTTTCCGGGCATCAGTTCTGAAGTAAACACCTTCCTGACCGAGCGGATTGATGAAACCATTTCCGGTTATACCTCGCCGGTGGTAGTCAATATATACGGCTATGATCTGGATGCACTTGATTATAAAGCGCGCGAAGTGGCTGAGGTGATGGCGGATATTGAGGGAGCCACAGATATCCAGTTGCGTGCTCCGCCGGGGGAACCCCAGCTGCAATTACGCATTAAACTCGAAGAATTACCTCAGTGGGGTCTGCAGCCCGCGACGGTAATGCAGAATATCAAAGCAGCATTTGATGGTATTCAGGTTGGGCAGATATCTGAGGGGAACCGTTTGTTTGATATTCGCGTGGTGTTGCCACCCGACTTGCGTGAACAGCCACATCAGATTCTGAGTATGCCATTACGTACTTCAGATAACAGGATGTTGACTCTGGGGGATGTCGCTGAGTTACAACAGGTTTCCGGCAGACATGCGATTCTGCATCATGGGGCTCAGCGATTGCAAACGATTACCTGTAATGTCACCGGACGCGATTTACGTTCATTTTTCCAGGAACTGCAACAACGGGTCCATGAGGATGTGCAGTTCGATGCAGATACCTATCCCGAGTTTACCGGTACAGCTGTTGCTGAGGCTGAATCACGTAAGGATCTGATGATTCATTCCGTTCTGGTTGGACTCATCGTAATCATTTTATTGTATATGGCACTGCGCAGTGTGCGTAATACCTGGCTGGTGTTACTGAATTTACCCTTTTCGCTATTGGGTGGTGTGGTGGCAGCCTGGGTAACAGGAGGGGTGCTATCGATTGGTTCGCTGGTGGGGTTTGTGACGCTGTTTGGCATTACCCTGCGAAATGCCATTATGCTGGTCTCACATTATCAGCATCTGATTGAACATGAGGGTAAGGCCTGGGTGATGGAAACCGCTATTCAGGGAGCGCTGGAGCGTCTGCCATCGATTTTAATTACGGCGCTGGTCACGGCGTTGGCGATGTTGCCAATAGCAATTAACGCCGACAGCCCGGGTCGCGAAATTATGGGGCCGATGGCGGCCATTATTATCGGCGGGCTGATTTCATCAACGTTGCTGACTTTACTGGTATTGCCCAGTGTGATGCTTCGATATGGTGAGTTTAACAAGCAACGACTCACTCAAACGGAAACCACCATGCAAAGGCAATAA
- a CDS encoding efflux RND transporter periplasmic adaptor subunit: MWHLDSHAVMTGSFASGQQIKMNSSQRILLWIVSVLAIVAALYFLSPLLDSLVPAEKHLVDDHDDNDSDDEVENHQFALSVELTEAAQKMASIESQTLMESFYTPEIRAMAVVIPTRELQLAHSRCSEAKMNLRMAKVNQQGMSKELSRLKTLQQATGSVASKEVNYAQTNLSLAQAESELKQQLVDNCHAEVRQQWPQPVADWIINGGEQFNLLMSRKQTLLKVTLPPKQSLSQRVDTLRWQQTNQQHNVGQAQRLAAAISVDPVLSGETWFFLNKSSSLQEGAKLQVWVPTEQGAFSAVLIPYQSVVWYAGQPWAYLRMDDQRFQRISLLNGHDSVEGIYLQEGFHPGDAVVTSGAQTLLSEEFKWQIHDEDDDDD, encoded by the coding sequence TTGTGGCATTTAGACAGCCATGCTGTAATGACGGGCAGTTTTGCATCGGGGCAGCAAATAAAAATGAATTCCAGTCAGCGTATTTTATTGTGGATCGTCAGTGTTTTAGCGATAGTTGCAGCACTTTATTTTTTATCGCCATTACTTGATTCACTTGTCCCTGCAGAGAAACATCTTGTTGACGATCATGATGACAATGATAGTGATGACGAGGTGGAGAATCATCAGTTTGCGCTGTCGGTTGAGTTAACCGAAGCCGCACAGAAAATGGCCTCCATCGAAAGTCAGACGTTGATGGAAAGTTTCTATACCCCCGAAATACGAGCTATGGCAGTGGTTATACCGACCCGGGAGCTGCAATTAGCCCACTCGCGCTGCTCTGAAGCAAAAATGAACCTTCGTATGGCTAAGGTCAATCAACAGGGGATGAGTAAAGAGTTATCGCGTTTAAAAACGCTTCAGCAAGCCACTGGAAGCGTGGCTTCAAAAGAAGTGAACTATGCGCAAACTAATTTATCGCTCGCTCAGGCTGAATCCGAGTTAAAACAGCAACTAGTAGACAATTGTCACGCTGAAGTTCGTCAGCAATGGCCTCAACCCGTTGCGGATTGGATTATTAACGGTGGAGAACAATTCAATCTGCTGATGTCACGCAAACAGACTCTTCTTAAAGTCACGTTGCCACCAAAACAAAGCTTATCCCAGCGTGTTGATACCCTACGTTGGCAGCAAACCAACCAGCAACATAATGTAGGTCAGGCGCAACGGCTTGCCGCTGCCATCAGTGTCGATCCGGTGTTAAGTGGCGAGACCTGGTTTTTTCTGAACAAATCATCCTCTTTGCAGGAAGGTGCAAAGTTACAGGTATGGGTGCCTACTGAGCAGGGTGCATTTTCAGCGGTGCTGATTCCGTATCAGTCAGTGGTCTGGTACGCGGGCCAGCCATGGGCCTATTTGCGCATGGATGATCAGCGTTTTCAGCGTATTTCGTTACTGAATGGTCATGACTCGGTGGAAGGTATTTATCTGCAGGAGGGATTCCATCCAGGTGATGCGGTTGTGACCTCAGGTGCTCAGACATTGTTATCAGAAGAGTTCAAATGGCAAATTCATGATGAAGACGATGATGATGACTAG
- a CDS encoding porin — protein sequence MKKTTLATLVGAAAFAAAGAANATIVVGGENGYEFSVDGNINQFFIASDQDSANGAYDQNNQGVANGLLPTFFGFNVKAPEINGLTVAARVSISPSTNNGSYFNSDNGNASGNMEQREAFATVDGAFGQIMLGKGLGLYAANNILLDQTLYGVGATSVIAANDQNTGTTSLGRIGWGYEYANWRSQIRWTSVDMAGFKVALAVADGDDFLEARDAAGYEKDARYEASLSYGTAFDGGSAKLWLDGMTQKVSYANLDSIKANAYTVGGQLVLGGFEAVAAYYDGKGQGIGGLGLGAFKNGGSDARDGDGYYAQLGYRFGGQTFVAGSYGESTLERDDSAAAGSNFGDLDTNSMYTIGVYHDVTANLKLVAEYSRMETEYHLQSDEDEVDVLAIGGFISW from the coding sequence ATGAAAAAAACTACACTTGCTACATTAGTCGGCGCAGCGGCATTCGCAGCAGCCGGCGCAGCTAACGCTACAATCGTTGTTGGCGGCGAAAACGGATATGAATTCAGCGTTGACGGTAACATCAACCAGTTCTTCATCGCTTCAGATCAAGACAGCGCGAATGGCGCCTACGATCAAAACAACCAAGGCGTAGCGAACGGCCTGTTACCAACTTTCTTTGGTTTCAATGTTAAAGCTCCAGAAATTAATGGTTTGACTGTTGCAGCGCGTGTTTCAATCTCCCCATCTACAAACAATGGCAGCTATTTTAATAGCGACAATGGTAATGCAAGCGGTAACATGGAGCAACGTGAAGCATTTGCGACAGTAGACGGTGCTTTCGGTCAGATCATGTTAGGTAAAGGCTTAGGTCTTTATGCAGCTAACAACATTTTGTTAGATCAAACTTTATATGGTGTTGGTGCAACCAGCGTTATTGCTGCTAATGATCAAAACACAGGTACTACCTCTTTAGGTCGTATTGGTTGGGGTTATGAGTACGCTAACTGGCGTTCACAAATTCGCTGGACTTCAGTCGATATGGCTGGTTTCAAAGTTGCTTTAGCTGTTGCCGATGGTGATGACTTCTTAGAAGCTCGTGATGCGGCTGGATATGAAAAAGATGCACGTTATGAAGCCTCTTTAAGCTACGGCACTGCATTTGATGGCGGTTCAGCTAAATTGTGGTTAGATGGCATGACTCAAAAAGTTAGCTATGCAAATTTAGATAGCATTAAAGCTAATGCTTATACCGTCGGTGGTCAATTAGTACTAGGTGGTTTTGAAGCTGTAGCTGCCTACTACGATGGCAAAGGCCAAGGTATTGGTGGTTTAGGTCTTGGAGCATTCAAAAACGGTGGTTCTGATGCCCGTGACGGCGATGGTTATTACGCGCAATTAGGTTACCGTTTTGGTGGACAAACCTTTGTCGCTGGTTCATACGGTGAATCTACGCTTGAGCGTGATGACTCAGCTGCTGCTGGATCGAACTTTGGTGATTTAGATACAAACTCAATGTACACCATTGGTGTTTACCATGATGTTACAGCTAACCTGAAATTGGTTGCTGAATACTCACGCATGGAAACTGAATACCACCTTCAATCTGACGAAGATGAAGTTGATGTTCTGGCTATCGGTGGTTTCATCAGTTGGTAA
- the dhaL gene encoding dihydroxyacetone kinase subunit DhaL, which produces MSSTRISLSPFIQSIKDTIDRHADEIAQLDQAIGDGDHLINLQRGIEALLKNIDEIEQMELAAALSKIGMTLMSTMGGASGSLFGSMFVTMGKQAKDKSVDFASMADIFQAGVGSVKARGKADIGEKTMLDTLIPAAASLQQSLVNHEALPVALEQMKTAAIEGMESTKEMLATKGRASFLGERARGHIDAGARTSQLMLCAIADVIIENH; this is translated from the coding sequence ATGTCATCTACCCGTATTTCATTATCCCCCTTTATCCAGTCGATTAAAGACACCATTGATCGGCATGCCGATGAAATCGCTCAACTGGATCAGGCTATTGGTGATGGCGATCATCTGATCAACCTGCAACGGGGAATTGAGGCTCTATTAAAAAATATCGATGAAATAGAACAAATGGAGTTAGCTGCTGCATTGAGCAAAATCGGCATGACACTGATGTCCACCATGGGCGGGGCCTCTGGCTCACTGTTTGGGTCGATGTTTGTCACGATGGGCAAGCAAGCTAAAGACAAATCGGTAGATTTCGCCAGTATGGCCGATATTTTTCAGGCCGGTGTGGGTTCCGTTAAAGCCCGCGGCAAAGCGGATATCGGTGAGAAAACCATGCTGGATACTTTGATTCCTGCCGCGGCAAGCCTGCAACAAAGCCTGGTGAATCATGAGGCATTACCAGTAGCACTGGAACAGATGAAAACAGCGGCGATCGAAGGAATGGAATCCACCAAAGAGATGCTCGCCACCAAAGGCCGCGCTTCATTCCTGGGTGAACGCGCCCGGGGACATATCGATGCCGGCGCCCGCACCAGCCAGCTGATGCTCTGTGCTATTGCTGATGTGATTATTGAAAATCATTAA
- a CDS encoding GxxExxY protein, which produces MSNELTGEIIGAAIEVHRQIGPGLLETIYEECLISELQNKGLKLSSQHSLPIIYKGKQLNSVYRLDLLVENEVIVELKTVESLSGLHKAQLLTYLKLAKLRYGLLLNFNVPMMRQGIVRLLND; this is translated from the coding sequence ATGAGTAATGAGTTAACAGGTGAAATTATTGGTGCGGCAATTGAGGTGCATCGTCAAATCGGGCCAGGTCTTTTAGAAACTATTTATGAGGAATGCCTTATAAGTGAGTTGCAAAATAAGGGATTAAAACTTTCAAGTCAGCATTCACTGCCGATAATCTACAAAGGAAAGCAACTAAATTCAGTCTATCGACTCGATTTGCTGGTTGAAAATGAAGTTATCGTGGAGTTAAAAACTGTAGAGAGCCTCTCAGGACTCCATAAGGCTCAACTTTTAACTTATCTGAAACTAGCAAAGCTCAGATATGGTTTATTACTCAACTTTAATGTTCCAATGATGCGACAAGGCATCGTGAGACTGCTAAACGATTAA